The following proteins are encoded in a genomic region of Streptococcus equi subsp. equi:
- the rodA gene encoding peptidoglycan biosynthesis protein, translating to MLPKRKLIDQRLDYAIIFPVFCLLIFGLVSVYVAASHDFPQSLATVMLQQVLWILLGAVIAFTLMFFSTEILWKLTPVFYLLGVLLMVLPLIFFSPRLVAATGAKNWITIGSTTLFQPSEFMKISYILAMSWLTVWFKRKQERSRFLDDWKLLGLYLVLTLPVMVLLALQKDLGTAMVFLAILAGIILISGISWWLILPALVLVFLLVSAFFFVFLLPEGKEFLLKMGMDTYQLNRISAWLTPFDFSDTIAYQQTQSMISIGSGGFFGKGFNQLELSVPVRESDMIFTVIAENFGFLGAASLLILYLILIYRMLRVTFASNNLFYTYISTGFIMMILFHIFENIGAAVGLLPLTGIPLPFISQGGSSLISNLIGVGLILSMNYQHVLAHEKQSEHELSRSSRYV from the coding sequence ATGTTACCCAAGAGAAAATTAATTGATCAACGTCTTGATTATGCCATTATTTTTCCTGTTTTTTGTTTGCTAATATTTGGTCTGGTATCTGTATATGTGGCAGCAAGTCATGATTTTCCGCAAAGCCTCGCCACTGTTATGCTTCAACAGGTTCTCTGGATCCTTCTTGGAGCTGTGATTGCCTTTACCCTAATGTTTTTTAGCACAGAGATTCTGTGGAAATTAACACCTGTCTTTTATCTTTTGGGTGTGCTATTAATGGTTCTGCCACTCATCTTTTTTAGCCCTCGGCTGGTAGCTGCTACAGGGGCGAAAAATTGGATTACGATTGGCTCAACGACCTTGTTTCAACCATCAGAATTTATGAAAATATCCTACATTCTGGCAATGTCTTGGTTAACGGTCTGGTTTAAGAGAAAGCAGGAGAGAAGTCGGTTTTTAGATGATTGGAAGCTCTTGGGCTTATACCTTGTCTTGACGTTGCCGGTCATGGTCCTGCTAGCACTGCAAAAGGACTTAGGAACAGCTATGGTTTTTTTAGCCATCTTAGCTGGGATTATCTTAATTTCAGGAATTTCTTGGTGGCTTATTTTACCAGCTTTGGTACTAGTCTTTTTACTGGTTTCAGCTTTTTTCTTTGTTTTTTTGTTGCCAGAGGGAAAAGAATTCCTTTTAAAAATGGGAATGGATACCTACCAATTGAATCGTATTTCAGCTTGGCTGACACCGTTTGATTTCTCAGATACCATTGCCTATCAGCAGACGCAAAGTATGATTTCGATTGGGAGTGGTGGCTTTTTTGGTAAGGGCTTTAATCAGCTTGAGCTGTCAGTACCAGTCAGAGAAAGTGATATGATTTTTACAGTGATCGCTGAAAATTTTGGCTTTCTTGGTGCAGCTAGCTTACTGATCTTGTATTTAATACTGATTTACCGCATGCTTAGGGTGACCTTTGCATCGAATAACCTTTTTTATACCTACATTTCAACCGGCTTTATCATGATGATACTATTTCATATTTTTGAAAACATTGGCGCAGCAGTTGGTCTGCTACCTTTGACCGGTATTCCCCTTCCCTTTATTTCTCAGGGCGGCTCTTCCTTGATTTCAAATCTGATTGGGGTCGGCCTGATCCTATCAATGAACTATCAGCACGTCCTTGCTCATGAAAAGCAAAGCGAGCATGAGCTTAGCAGAAGCTCACGTTATGTTTAA
- the ptsI gene encoding Phosphoenolpyruvate-protein phosphotransferase of PTS system, whose translation MTEMLKGIAASDGVAVAKAYLLVQPDLSFETITVEDTNAEEARLDVALQASQDELSVIREKAVESLGEEAAAVFDAHLMVLADPEMISQIKETIRAKQTNAETGLKEVTDMFITIFEGMEDNPYMQERAADIRDVAKRVLAHLLGVKLPNPATIDEEAIVIAHDLTPSDTAQLNKQFVKAFVTNIGGRTSHSAIMARTLEIAAVLGTNDITKRVKDGDLIAVNGITGEVIIDPSEEQILAFKEAGEAYAKQKAEWALLKDAQTVTADGKYFELAANIGTPKDVEGVNDNGAEAVGLYRTEFLYMDSQDFPTEDEQYEAYKAVLEGMNGKPVVVRTMDIGGDKELPYFDLPKEMNPFLGFRALRISISETGNAMFRTQIRALLRASVHGQLRIMFPMVALLKEFRAAKVVFEEEKASLLSEGVAVADDIQVGIMIEIPAAAMLADQFAKEVDFFSIGTNDLIQYTMAADRMNEQVSYLYQPYNPSILRLINNVIKAAHAEGKWAGMCGEMAGDQQAVPLLVGMGLDEFSMSATSVLRTRSLMKKLDSAKMAEYAHRALTECSTAEEVLELAKEYITEA comes from the coding sequence ATGACAGAAATGCTTAAAGGAATCGCAGCCTCTGACGGTGTTGCTGTTGCCAAAGCATATCTGCTAGTTCAGCCGGATTTGTCATTTGAGACTATCACAGTCGAGGATACAAATGCAGAAGAAGCTCGCCTTGATGTTGCACTACAAGCTTCACAAGACGAGCTTTCTGTTATCCGAGAAAAAGCAGTAGAAAGCCTAGGCGAAGAAGCGGCAGCAGTTTTTGATGCCCATTTAATGGTTCTTGCTGATCCAGAGATGATCAGCCAAATTAAAGAGACTATTCGTGCGAAGCAAACGAATGCTGAAACAGGTCTAAAAGAAGTGACTGACATGTTCATCACAATCTTTGAAGGCATGGAAGACAATCCTTATATGCAAGAGCGTGCGGCTGATATTCGAGATGTCGCTAAGCGCGTCTTGGCTCATTTATTAGGTGTTAAGCTTCCAAATCCAGCTACAATTGATGAAGAAGCAATTGTTATTGCACATGATTTGACTCCTTCAGATACTGCACAGCTTAACAAACAATTTGTAAAAGCATTTGTAACGAACATTGGCGGACGTACGAGTCATTCGGCTATCATGGCCCGTACACTTGAGATTGCGGCTGTGCTTGGTACAAATGATATTACTAAGCGTGTCAAAGATGGTGACCTTATTGCTGTTAATGGTATCACTGGTGAGGTTATTATTGACCCAAGTGAGGAGCAGATTCTTGCTTTCAAGGAAGCTGGAGAGGCTTATGCGAAGCAAAAGGCTGAGTGGGCTCTGCTTAAGGACGCACAAACTGTCACAGCAGATGGCAAGTACTTTGAATTAGCAGCAAACATCGGTACACCTAAGGACGTTGAAGGTGTCAACGATAATGGTGCTGAGGCGGTAGGTCTTTACCGTACTGAGTTTCTTTATATGGATTCTCAGGATTTCCCAACCGAAGATGAGCAATATGAAGCCTACAAGGCTGTTCTTGAAGGAATGAACGGCAAGCCTGTTGTTGTTCGTACAATGGATATCGGTGGGGACAAGGAGCTTCCTTACTTTGATTTACCAAAGGAAATGAACCCATTCCTTGGTTTTCGTGCCTTACGCATTTCAATCTCTGAAACAGGTAATGCTATGTTCCGCACACAAATTCGTGCTTTGCTGCGTGCTTCTGTGCATGGTCAATTGCGTATCATGTTCCCGATGGTTGCCCTTCTAAAGGAATTTCGTGCTGCTAAAGTCGTATTTGAAGAAGAAAAGGCTAGCTTGCTGTCTGAGGGTGTTGCGGTTGCAGACGATATTCAGGTTGGTATCATGATTGAGATCCCAGCAGCAGCAATGCTTGCTGACCAATTTGCCAAGGAGGTTGACTTCTTCTCAATTGGTACAAATGACCTTATCCAGTACACAATGGCAGCAGACCGCATGAACGAGCAAGTGTCATACCTTTACCAGCCATATAACCCATCAATCCTTCGTTTGATTAACAATGTTATCAAAGCAGCTCATGCTGAAGGTAAGTGGGCTGGTATGTGTGGTGAAATGGCAGGTGACCAACAGGCTGTGCCGCTTCTTGTTGGTATGGGGCTTGATGAATTTTCAATGTCAGCAACATCTGTGCTTCGCACACGTAGCCTGATGAAAAAGCTTGATTCAGCGAAAATGGCAGAGTATGCTCATCGTGCACTCACAGAATGCTCAACTGCTGAAGAGGTTCTTGAGCTTGCCAAAGAGTATATTACAGAAGCTTAA
- the ptsH gene encoding PTS family porter component HPr, with protein MASKDFHIVAETGIHARPATLLIQTASKFASDITLDYKGKAVNLKSIMGVMSLGVGQGADVTITAEGADADDAIAAIEETMTKEGLA; from the coding sequence ATGGCTTCAAAAGACTTTCACATTGTTGCAGAAACAGGTATTCATGCACGCCCAGCTACCTTACTTATTCAAACAGCAAGCAAATTTGCTTCAGATATTACACTTGACTACAAAGGTAAAGCAGTAAATCTTAAATCAATCATGGGTGTTATGAGCCTTGGTGTTGGTCAAGGTGCTGACGTAACAATCACAGCAGAAGGCGCTGATGCAGATGACGCTATTGCGGCAATCGAAGAAACTATGACTAAAGAAGGATTGGCATAA
- the gapN gene encoding NADP-dependent glyceraldehyde-3-phosphate dehydrogenase yields the protein MAKQYKNLVNGEWKLSENEIKIYAPATGEELGSVPAMSREEVDQVYASARAALADWRALSYVERTAYLHKAADILVRDAEKIGAVLSKEVAKGYKAAVSEVIRTAEIINYAAEEGLRMEGEVLEGGSFEAASKKKIAIVRREPVGLVLAISPFNYPINLAGSKIAPALIAGNVVVLKPPTQGSISGLLLAEVFAEAGLPAGVFNTITGRGSVIGDYIVEHEAVNFINFTGSTPIGERIGKLAGMRPIMLELGGKDSAIVLEDADIALAAKNIVAGAFGYSGQRCTAVKRVLVMESVADQLVAEIKGLVEKLLIGMPEDNADITPLIDTKAADFVEGLVNDAADKGAQALTEIKRDGNLICPILFDRVTTDMRLAWEEPFGPVLPVIRVSSVEEAISISNQSEYGLQASIFTTNFPQAFAIAEKLEVGTVHINNKTQRGTDNFPFLGAKKSGAGVQGVKYSIEAMTSLKSVVFDIQ from the coding sequence TTGGCTAAACAATATAAAAATTTAGTGAATGGTGAGTGGAAGCTCTCTGAAAATGAGATCAAGATCTATGCACCAGCAACCGGCGAGGAGTTAGGTAGTGTACCAGCTATGTCTCGTGAAGAGGTTGATCAGGTTTATGCGTCAGCTCGCGCTGCTCTTGCAGATTGGAGAGCGCTTTCTTATGTTGAGCGTACTGCTTATTTGCACAAGGCTGCTGATATTTTGGTGCGTGATGCTGAGAAGATTGGTGCTGTTCTCTCAAAAGAGGTTGCAAAGGGTTATAAGGCTGCTGTTAGTGAGGTTATTCGTACAGCAGAAATTATTAACTATGCAGCAGAAGAAGGCCTTCGTATGGAAGGCGAGGTCCTTGAGGGTGGCAGCTTTGAGGCTGCTAGTAAGAAAAAGATTGCGATCGTACGTCGTGAGCCAGTGGGACTTGTGCTTGCGATTTCACCCTTCAATTATCCGATTAACCTAGCAGGCTCAAAGATTGCTCCAGCCCTTATTGCAGGAAATGTCGTGGTTCTTAAGCCGCCGACACAAGGCTCTATTTCTGGCTTGCTCTTAGCAGAGGTATTTGCAGAAGCAGGTCTTCCTGCTGGAGTCTTTAATACCATCACTGGACGCGGCTCAGTTATTGGTGATTACATCGTTGAGCATGAGGCTGTAAACTTTATCAACTTTACTGGCTCAACGCCAATTGGAGAGCGAATTGGTAAATTAGCCGGCATGCGTCCGATTATGCTTGAGCTTGGTGGTAAGGATTCAGCGATTGTCTTAGAAGATGCTGATATTGCCTTAGCTGCTAAAAACATTGTTGCAGGTGCCTTTGGCTACTCAGGTCAACGCTGTACAGCAGTTAAGCGTGTGCTTGTTATGGAAAGCGTTGCAGACCAGCTGGTAGCAGAGATTAAGGGCTTAGTTGAGAAATTACTTATCGGTATGCCAGAGGACAATGCTGACATCACACCATTGATTGATACCAAAGCGGCAGATTTTGTTGAAGGTCTGGTTAATGATGCAGCAGACAAGGGAGCACAGGCGCTTACTGAAATCAAGCGTGACGGTAATTTAATTTGTCCTATCTTGTTTGATAGAGTAACAACTGATATGCGCTTGGCTTGGGAGGAGCCATTTGGTCCGGTGCTGCCAGTGATTCGTGTAAGCTCTGTAGAAGAGGCAATCAGCATTTCAAATCAATCTGAATACGGTTTGCAAGCGTCTATCTTTACGACTAATTTTCCACAGGCCTTTGCTATTGCTGAGAAGCTTGAGGTTGGTACAGTACACATTAACAACAAAACCCAACGTGGTACAGATAATTTCCCATTCCTAGGGGCTAAGAAATCAGGAGCTGGTGTTCAAGGGGTCAAATATTCAATTGAGGCAATGACAAGTCTCAAATCAGTCGTATTTGATATTCAATAA